The genomic stretch TCTCCCGGGGACCGGTTGACACGGCTCCTGAAATTGTCATCAAACAGGCTTACAATCCGGCCAAGCTGCCACCGTTCGTCAAGAAGCAGCAGCAGCGGTTGATTGAGCTCCGCAGCGCCTTGCTGGACACCCTTGATGGGGTGACCAAAGACGCGATTCGCACCCGGCCTGAAGGCGGCGACTCCGGCGTTGGCGGCATGCACATGGGAGACGCGGGCAGCGATTCCTATGATCGCGATTTCGCCCTGAGCATGCTCGCGAAAGAGCAGGATGCGCTTTATGAAATCAATGAAGCATTGAAGCGGATCGACGGTGGCGTCTACGGCATCTGTGAGATGTCCGCCAACAAAATTCACGAAGAGCGCCTCGAAGCGCTTCCCTACACCCGCTACACCCGTGAGATGCAGGAGCAGATCGAGAGGGATCAGATCGGGGGCAAATTCCGCCGTCCGGTGGTGCGTTCGGTGTTCGGTCTCGATGACGCGTCGGAAGAAGATGATGAGGACGGTGACGACGACACCACCAGCAATTCCACACCAAATAACGATTCTTCTCTTGACTTCGGGAAAGACTGACGCAATTTGCCCACCCTTTTCTTCCCATGCCCCGCGACATCATCATCCTCGAATGCACCGAAGCCAAGGCTGAAGGCAAGCCAACGTCACGCTTTGTGACGACGCGCAACAAGAAGAGC from Phragmitibacter flavus encodes the following:
- the rpmG gene encoding 50S ribosomal protein L33, with amino-acid sequence MPRDIIILECTEAKAEGKPTSRFVTTRNKKSLNTPGRLEKVKFNPFLRRRTLHREIR
- a CDS encoding TraR/DksA family transcriptional regulator, coding for MAKAKKPAAKPAVSQKNTTKVKSAPPKTTPAKSTKTESSKATKTTAAVKSKTDTPAKASEPAKAAKPAKATKVVAAAVEPAKVVKAAEPVKAAKASAKADKPKVNAASSSAKVSRGPVDTAPEIVIKQAYNPAKLPPFVKKQQQRLIELRSALLDTLDGVTKDAIRTRPEGGDSGVGGMHMGDAGSDSYDRDFALSMLAKEQDALYEINEALKRIDGGVYGICEMSANKIHEERLEALPYTRYTREMQEQIERDQIGGKFRRPVVRSVFGLDDASEEDDEDGDDDTTSNSTPNNDSSLDFGKD